In the Deinococcus yavapaiensis KR-236 genome, one interval contains:
- a CDS encoding carbohydrate ABC transporter permease, producing the protein MRPPRSLGELLRQGVLLILGLVSLFPIYFAVVNSFKNPVQYAQNLLNVPPSLHPENYLVAWRAVASPMVNSLVVTFTSVLFTLLLAVLSAYAFALMRFVGRRVLFALVFALLLIPDFLTLIPLYIQIKSLDLPNNYLSIILPTIAAGQAFAILVLKTAFENLPKEILEAARIDGASHAQILARVVVPMSVPVLISVAIIRLIPVWNEFILPSLVLDEAHRTLPVALVYFQGGGNSNPSTPNYGALMASYVLSAVPLVVLFAFLMRSYIEGLTSGAVKA; encoded by the coding sequence ATGCGCCCGCCGCGCTCGCTGGGCGAACTCCTTCGGCAAGGCGTCTTGCTGATCCTCGGACTCGTCAGCCTCTTTCCGATCTACTTCGCCGTCGTCAACTCCTTCAAAAACCCCGTGCAATACGCACAAAATCTCCTGAACGTCCCGCCGAGCCTCCACCCCGAGAACTACCTCGTCGCGTGGCGCGCCGTCGCTTCCCCGATGGTGAACTCCCTCGTCGTGACGTTCACGAGCGTGCTGTTCACGCTGCTGCTGGCGGTGCTGAGCGCCTACGCCTTCGCACTGATGCGCTTCGTCGGGCGCCGCGTCCTTTTCGCGCTCGTGTTCGCCCTGCTGCTCATTCCCGACTTTCTCACCCTCATTCCGCTGTACATCCAAATCAAGAGCCTCGACTTGCCGAACAACTACCTCTCGATCATCCTCCCGACGATCGCCGCCGGTCAGGCTTTCGCGATTCTCGTTCTCAAGACCGCCTTCGAGAACCTGCCGAAAGAAATCTTGGAGGCGGCCCGCATCGACGGTGCGAGCCACGCTCAGATCTTGGCCCGCGTCGTCGTCCCGATGAGCGTTCCCGTCCTGATCTCCGTCGCGATCATCCGCCTCATTCCCGTGTGGAACGAGTTCATCTTGCCGTCGCTCGTCCTCGACGAAGCGCACCGCACCTTGCCCGTCGCCCTCGTGTACTTCCAAGGCGGCGGCAACAGCAATCCCTCCACGCCGAACTACGGCGCCCTCATGGCGTCGTACGTCCTGAGCGCCGTGCCGCTCGTCGTGCTCTTCGCGTTTTTGATGCGCTCGTACATCGAAGGGCTGACCAGCGGCGCGGTCAAAGCGTGA
- a CDS encoding D-sedoheptulose-7-phosphate isomerase: MSIHAYLETVRQALASTNVDALEAVTSLLHDAYRAGTTVYTCGNGASAALASHMACDLGKGTASDLSRGPQQRAERRLRVVCLNDNTALMTALANDLAYEDVYLEQLKNVLMPGDLVIGISGSGGSPNVLRALEYARLHGARTVGFTGRQAKCELIRPLCDVLAQAPLEMMEQIEDAHVIYFHAVAVALRERLRAALQDA, translated from the coding sequence ATGAGCATTCACGCGTACCTCGAAACCGTCCGTCAAGCCCTCGCCTCCACGAACGTCGACGCGCTCGAAGCGGTGACGTCGCTTCTGCACGACGCTTACAGAGCGGGCACGACCGTCTACACGTGCGGCAACGGCGCGAGCGCCGCCCTCGCGAGTCACATGGCGTGCGACCTCGGCAAGGGCACCGCCTCGGATCTTTCGCGCGGACCGCAGCAACGCGCCGAGCGGCGTTTGCGGGTCGTGTGCCTCAACGACAACACCGCCCTCATGACGGCGCTCGCCAACGACCTCGCGTACGAGGACGTGTACCTCGAGCAGCTCAAGAACGTCTTGATGCCAGGCGACCTCGTGATCGGCATCAGCGGCAGCGGCGGCAGCCCCAACGTTCTTCGCGCCTTGGAGTACGCGCGCCTGCACGGCGCGCGTACGGTCGGCTTCACGGGACGGCAAGCGAAGTGCGAGCTCATCCGGCCGCTGTGCGACGTCCTCGCGCAAGCGCCCCTCGAGATGATGGAGCAAATCGAGGACGCGCACGTCATCTACTTCCATGCGGTGGCCGTGGCGCTCCGCGAGCGACTTCGCGCCGCCCTTCAAGACGCCTGA
- a CDS encoding Lrp/AsnC family transcriptional regulator, producing the protein MTATEVSPRELLLNRVQKDIPIVARPYRVLAEEVGLTEREALEILREEKARGILRQISAIFDTRTLGYKSSLVAVKADPDELDAVAEIINGHPGVSHNYKRNHDFNLWYTIAVPPESDLDAHVQKLHDLSGAQLTRLMPTLHLFKIGVEFDMTGKEEWNAKSKPQYTNEQRNLAYQVTPTDRVFVLEFQKDLPLVEEPYAAACEALSMTIDEVAAHAERMKAAGALRRVSAVFRHQSAGFKYNAMGVWAVPQDKVAEMGQKMAEFKAVSHCYLRPTYPEWPYTIFTMVHGRSKEEAFGKIRAIADEVAVDIDHAILYSTKEYKKVRLEFYKPEFYEWAQRNLGVEA; encoded by the coding sequence ATGACGGCCACCGAAGTTTCCCCGCGCGAGTTGCTGCTCAACCGCGTGCAGAAGGACATCCCCATCGTCGCGCGTCCGTACCGCGTCCTCGCCGAGGAAGTCGGCTTGACCGAACGCGAGGCGCTCGAAATTCTCCGCGAAGAGAAGGCGCGGGGCATCTTGCGGCAAATCAGCGCGATCTTCGACACGCGCACCCTCGGCTACAAGTCCAGCCTCGTCGCCGTGAAAGCCGACCCGGACGAACTCGACGCGGTGGCGGAAATCATCAACGGCCATCCTGGCGTCAGCCACAACTACAAGCGAAACCACGACTTCAACCTCTGGTACACCATCGCCGTGCCGCCCGAAAGCGATCTCGACGCGCACGTGCAAAAGCTGCACGACCTGTCGGGCGCCCAGCTCACGCGCCTCATGCCGACCCTGCACCTCTTCAAGATCGGCGTGGAGTTCGACATGACGGGCAAGGAAGAGTGGAACGCCAAGTCCAAGCCGCAATACACGAACGAGCAACGCAACCTCGCCTATCAAGTGACGCCGACGGACCGCGTGTTCGTTCTGGAGTTCCAAAAGGATCTGCCCCTCGTCGAAGAGCCGTACGCCGCCGCTTGCGAAGCGTTGAGCATGACGATCGACGAGGTCGCCGCGCACGCCGAGCGGATGAAGGCGGCGGGCGCCTTGCGCCGCGTTTCGGCCGTGTTCCGCCATCAATCGGCGGGCTTCAAGTACAACGCGATGGGCGTCTGGGCCGTGCCGCAAGACAAGGTCGCCGAGATGGGCCAGAAGATGGCAGAGTTCAAGGCCGTGTCACACTGCTACCTGCGTCCCACCTACCCCGAGTGGCCGTACACGATCTTCACGATGGTTCACGGCCGCAGCAAGGAAGAAGCCTTCGGCAAGATCCGGGCGATCGCCGACGAAGTCGCCGTGGACATCGACCACGCCATCCTCTACAGCACCAAGGAGTACAAGAAGGTGCGCTTGGAGTTCTACAAGCCCGAATTCTACGAGTGGGCGCAGCGCAACCTCGGCGTGGAGGCTTGA
- a CDS encoding M23 family metallopeptidase, which produces MLRRVLAVLIPLALLIALAVVLWPYLRSAARMVALLREPEPKARSLPDPLPGTRFLDTWGGARSEGRRHEGVDIFAPLGTPIRSTTKGVVTRVTTDRLGGNVVYVLGPGGFNHYYAHLARYGDVRGGQWIEAGTVIGYVGNTGNARSTPPHLHYGVYTPTWTAINPYPLLRREWEAARR; this is translated from the coding sequence ATGCTGCGCCGCGTCCTCGCCGTCTTGATTCCGCTCGCCTTGCTGATCGCCCTCGCCGTGGTTCTCTGGCCTTACTTGCGAAGCGCCGCGCGAATGGTGGCGTTGCTGCGCGAACCTGAACCGAAGGCACGCAGCCTTCCCGATCCGCTGCCGGGCACGCGCTTTCTCGACACCTGGGGCGGCGCGCGCAGCGAAGGGCGCCGTCACGAGGGCGTGGACATCTTCGCGCCCCTGGGCACGCCGATTCGCTCGACGACGAAGGGCGTCGTGACGCGCGTGACGACTGACCGCCTCGGCGGAAACGTCGTGTACGTCCTCGGACCGGGCGGCTTCAATCACTACTACGCGCACCTCGCTCGTTACGGAGACGTCAGAGGCGGCCAGTGGATCGAGGCGGGCACCGTGATCGGTTACGTCGGGAACACCGGGAATGCCCGCTCGACGCCGCCTCACTTGCACTACGGCGTGTACACGCCGACGTGGACGGCGATCAATCCGTACCCGCTGCTGCGCCGCGAGTGGGAAGCGGCGCGTCGCTGA
- a CDS encoding HD domain-containing protein, giving the protein MTRDEAYALMLQHTPSLSLQRHMLNVETAMRWYARHFGENEEVYAITGLLHDFDYEQHPEYDVQAKTGHPFWGVAYLQANTDVPQDVLTAILGHATYSGVPRETLLAKTLFAVDELTGLVQAAALIRPDKDVRMIELSSLKKKFKTKNFAAGVNRDEVEQGARELGVDLDTHMGNVLKAMQEAAGESQAS; this is encoded by the coding sequence ATGACGCGCGACGAAGCTTACGCCTTGATGCTGCAGCACACGCCGAGCCTTTCCTTGCAACGCCACATGCTCAACGTCGAGACGGCGATGCGCTGGTACGCGCGGCACTTCGGCGAGAACGAGGAGGTGTACGCCATCACCGGTTTGCTGCACGACTTCGATTACGAGCAGCACCCCGAGTACGACGTGCAAGCCAAGACCGGCCACCCCTTCTGGGGCGTGGCGTACTTGCAGGCGAACACCGACGTTCCCCAGGACGTGCTCACGGCGATCCTCGGCCACGCGACGTACAGCGGCGTGCCGCGCGAAACCCTGCTCGCGAAGACGCTGTTCGCGGTGGACGAACTCACCGGTCTCGTGCAGGCGGCCGCCCTCATTCGGCCCGACAAGGACGTGCGGATGATCGAGCTTTCCAGCCTCAAGAAGAAGTTCAAGACGAAGAACTTCGCGGCGGGCGTCAACCGTGACGAAGTCGAGCAGGGAGCGCGCGAACTCGGCGTGGACCTCGACACGCACATGGGAAACGTCCTCAAGGCGATGCAGGAGGCGGCGGGCGAATCTCAGGCGTCTTGA
- a CDS encoding winged helix-turn-helix domain-containing protein: MTDQSSSRVSTRRQAELLLDPANYRYLDALMGRECSAGELAKMLGEDVRRVHYLLGRLVDADLAYVAREEKRAGRPVKYYAMNAHWLVPFDMTDAETIEALLNAQLQPRLERFSHLLVGQLRRDASIVVRVSRGVDDEPIGVSLYDEGRPDPRENGPLFANWMFLRLTPERAQALHTDLNDLLRRHDVSDDEDASVYSIGLFLAPGDVML, encoded by the coding sequence ATGACAGACCAAAGTTCGAGTAGGGTGTCGACGCGGCGGCAAGCCGAACTCTTGCTCGACCCGGCGAATTACCGCTACCTCGACGCCTTGATGGGCCGCGAGTGCAGCGCGGGAGAACTCGCGAAGATGCTCGGCGAGGACGTAAGGCGTGTCCACTACCTTCTCGGGCGCTTGGTGGACGCGGACCTCGCGTACGTCGCGCGCGAAGAGAAGCGCGCGGGACGGCCGGTCAAGTACTACGCGATGAACGCGCACTGGCTCGTGCCGTTCGACATGACGGACGCGGAAACGATCGAGGCCCTCTTGAACGCGCAGTTGCAGCCTCGCTTGGAGCGCTTCTCGCACTTGCTCGTGGGGCAGTTGCGCCGAGACGCCTCCATCGTCGTGCGCGTCTCACGCGGCGTGGACGACGAGCCGATCGGCGTCAGCTTGTACGACGAAGGCCGACCAGACCCGCGCGAAAACGGCCCGCTGTTCGCCAACTGGATGTTCCTGCGGCTCACGCCCGAGCGGGCTCAAGCGTTGCACACGGACCTCAACGACTTGTTGCGTCGCCACGACGTCTCGGACGACGAGGACGCCAGCGTGTACTCGATCGGCTTGTTTCTCGCTCCAGGCGACGTCATGCTCTGA
- a CDS encoding ROK family protein produces the protein MTAEGSDPRSIVGAIDWGGTKLLVGLVDDEGRVLASRAVPTPTGGASNVLSRAVELLRESLAEQDRSGDALRGVGVTVPGVVDAAGHVLKYAPAHGLRDVPVARELGMHVGVPVRIANDVDACALAEVRFGRANFENFAWVTISTGVGGAFVLDRRLFRGGGLAGEIGHVVVEEGGPRCGCGHLGCLEAVAAGPAIALHARSLGLPARSAQDVAALAASGNLIARSALERAAAALGRALAFVQNLLDLDAVVLGGGVARSLNFDVIRATLADRVLPVPGRHLPVLRLTALEAHAALLGAASLVLPPENH, from the coding sequence ATGACAGCTGAGGGAAGCGACCCGAGATCCATCGTCGGAGCGATCGATTGGGGCGGCACGAAGTTGCTCGTCGGACTCGTGGACGACGAGGGCCGCGTGCTCGCGTCGCGCGCCGTCCCCACGCCGACGGGAGGCGCGAGCAACGTGTTGTCGCGGGCGGTGGAGTTGCTGCGTGAATCGCTCGCCGAGCAAGATCGAAGCGGCGACGCGCTGCGCGGCGTGGGCGTCACGGTACCGGGCGTCGTGGACGCGGCGGGACACGTGCTGAAGTACGCCCCCGCGCACGGTCTGCGCGACGTGCCCGTCGCACGTGAGCTGGGCATGCACGTCGGCGTACCCGTGCGAATTGCGAACGACGTGGACGCCTGCGCGCTCGCCGAAGTGCGTTTCGGGCGCGCGAACTTCGAGAACTTCGCGTGGGTCACGATCTCGACGGGCGTAGGCGGCGCGTTCGTCCTCGACCGCCGCTTGTTTCGCGGCGGCGGCCTCGCAGGCGAGATCGGGCACGTCGTCGTGGAGGAAGGCGGGCCGCGCTGCGGCTGCGGTCACCTCGGCTGCTTGGAGGCTGTCGCCGCCGGACCGGCCATCGCCCTGCACGCGCGGTCGCTCGGTTTGCCCGCGCGAAGCGCTCAGGACGTCGCGGCGCTCGCGGCGAGTGGAAACCTCATCGCCCGCTCGGCCTTGGAACGCGCCGCGGCGGCGCTCGGACGGGCGCTCGCCTTCGTGCAGAACCTCCTCGACCTCGACGCCGTCGTGCTCGGCGGCGGCGTGGCGCGCAGCTTGAACTTCGACGTGATTCGCGCGACCCTCGCCGACCGCGTGCTCCCGGTTCCCGGTCGTCACCTTCCCGTCTTGCGCCTCACCGCCCTCGAAGCGCACGCCGCCCTGCTGGGCGCGGCGAGCCTCGTCCTACCCCCGGAGAATCACTGA
- a CDS encoding alpha/beta fold hydrolase → MMLDDSYLESLGDTELYFEVVGPEDAPALLFLHGGPGYNSFSFRSLVGEAFEDFKMIYLDQRGAGRSAPLDRDALDLDTLVGDVEAVRAHLDLSSLSLLGHGFGAVIALEYARRFPKRADRVIAVSPWLHMPQLALTLLQEAGRLTGKSAQDPANEVIERTPEGKYPQLGAARIEAAFKLLNARDLLNALQFQDAQSRMHLEFVDVESQLLGGAEVQQALVAHGFWEFEYPPFLMELKTPVHAIVGENDRTSYPEQTDWLQDLAGADLVVLPAGHYPWLDDEDGFVETVREAMES, encoded by the coding sequence ATGATGCTCGACGACTCTTACCTCGAATCCTTAGGCGACACGGAGTTGTACTTCGAAGTCGTCGGCCCCGAGGACGCGCCCGCCCTGCTCTTCTTGCACGGCGGCCCGGGGTACAACAGTTTCTCGTTTCGGTCGCTCGTCGGCGAGGCGTTCGAGGACTTCAAGATGATCTACCTCGATCAGCGAGGAGCGGGACGCAGCGCGCCGCTCGACCGAGACGCGCTCGATCTCGACACGCTCGTGGGCGACGTCGAGGCCGTGCGGGCGCACCTCGATCTCTCGTCGCTCTCGCTGCTCGGGCACGGCTTCGGCGCCGTGATCGCCTTGGAGTACGCGCGGCGCTTTCCGAAGCGGGCCGATCGGGTGATCGCCGTCTCGCCTTGGCTGCACATGCCGCAACTCGCCCTCACGCTGCTGCAGGAAGCGGGCCGCCTCACCGGCAAATCCGCCCAAGACCCGGCGAACGAGGTGATCGAGCGCACGCCCGAAGGCAAGTACCCGCAGCTTGGCGCCGCCCGCATCGAAGCGGCCTTCAAGCTTCTCAACGCCCGCGACCTGCTCAACGCCTTGCAATTCCAAGACGCGCAAAGCCGCATGCACCTCGAGTTCGTCGACGTCGAGTCTCAACTGCTCGGCGGCGCGGAAGTGCAGCAGGCGCTCGTCGCGCACGGCTTTTGGGAATTCGAGTACCCGCCTTTCTTGATGGAACTCAAGACGCCCGTGCACGCCATCGTCGGGGAAAACGACCGCACGAGCTACCCCGAGCAGACGGACTGGTTGCAAGACCTCGCCGGAGCGGATCTCGTCGTGCTGCCCGCCGGACACTACCCTTGGTTGGACGACGAGGACGGCTTTGTCGAGACTGTCCGCGAAGCGATGGAGTCTTGA
- a CDS encoding ABC transporter substrate-binding protein — protein MKRGLTLGLLLSLSSAWAAPGTWRGTITMFVSEYTPNWPDQEKPLKVFQQIADEYEKKYPGIKIKFSTTPVPDNDTNIRVKAAAGELFDIYWAQATSLNATLPKGVATDLSPYFKQPNPYIPGNKAWQDVMNPRVLAESRAPSGAEYVLSGDTVGYTIYYNKDLFKKAGITKAPTTFTELVSVSKKLRAAGINPFVQVPAYPWWGKHFLSDLYGQDYNRIAGFDKAPGISALDEAVAVSKGLLSPKDPRFMSWWPTMKAFTDTWQKDYIAQDVGKNYDVFQDFVGGKAAMLYEGSYQARWMKDAGVKFGVGTFNFPKLTKQDNRYATGADTSNATGGTGAFQFAVATPQSDKTLREIGKLQAVIDWMRFFGTPTNLRRLVQENGSYIMAWPSPNGAKTTFNVPGFDLDASALTSQIGKANRGILAADIAPNLGWVDMQRIFGQYLAGQVTLDQAKGQVQALLDRAVRDYARKNKVDLAKY, from the coding sequence ATGAAGCGAGGACTGACGCTCGGACTCCTGCTGTCGCTTTCAAGCGCGTGGGCCGCGCCCGGAACATGGCGAGGCACCATCACCATGTTCGTCTCGGAGTACACGCCGAACTGGCCCGATCAGGAAAAACCCCTCAAAGTCTTTCAGCAAATCGCCGACGAGTACGAAAAGAAGTACCCCGGCATCAAAATCAAGTTCTCCACGACGCCCGTTCCGGACAACGACACGAACATTCGCGTGAAAGCCGCCGCGGGAGAACTCTTCGACATCTACTGGGCGCAAGCGACGAGCCTCAACGCGACCCTTCCCAAAGGTGTCGCGACGGACCTCTCGCCGTACTTCAAGCAGCCCAATCCGTACATTCCCGGCAACAAGGCGTGGCAGGACGTCATGAACCCGCGCGTTCTGGCCGAGTCGCGCGCGCCGAGCGGCGCCGAGTACGTCCTGAGCGGCGACACCGTCGGGTACACCATCTACTACAACAAGGACTTGTTCAAGAAGGCGGGCATCACGAAGGCGCCCACGACCTTCACGGAGCTTGTGAGCGTCTCGAAAAAGCTGCGCGCGGCGGGCATCAACCCGTTCGTACAGGTGCCGGCGTACCCGTGGTGGGGCAAGCACTTCCTCTCGGACCTCTACGGCCAGGACTACAACCGCATCGCCGGATTCGACAAGGCGCCCGGCATCTCGGCCCTCGACGAGGCCGTCGCCGTCTCCAAGGGCCTCCTCTCGCCGAAAGATCCACGCTTCATGTCGTGGTGGCCGACCATGAAGGCCTTCACCGACACGTGGCAGAAGGATTACATCGCGCAGGACGTCGGCAAGAACTACGACGTCTTCCAAGACTTCGTGGGCGGCAAGGCCGCCATGCTGTACGAAGGCAGCTATCAAGCGCGCTGGATGAAGGACGCGGGCGTGAAGTTCGGCGTCGGCACCTTCAACTTTCCCAAGCTCACGAAGCAGGACAACCGCTACGCCACGGGCGCCGACACCTCGAACGCCACGGGCGGCACGGGCGCCTTCCAATTCGCCGTCGCCACGCCGCAATCCGACAAGACGTTGCGCGAGATCGGCAAGTTGCAAGCCGTGATCGATTGGATGCGCTTTTTCGGCACGCCGACGAACTTACGGCGCCTCGTGCAGGAAAACGGCAGTTACATCATGGCGTGGCCGAGCCCCAACGGAGCCAAGACGACCTTCAACGTGCCCGGCTTCGACCTCGACGCGTCCGCCCTGACCAGCCAAATCGGCAAGGCCAACCGCGGCATCCTCGCCGCCGACATCGCCCCGAACCTCGGCTGGGTGGACATGCAACGCATCTTCGGTCAGTATCTCGCCGGGCAAGTCACCCTCGACCAAGCCAAAGGCCAAGTGCAGGCTTTGCTCGACCGCGCCGTGCGCGATTACGCCCGCAAGAACAAAGTGGACCTCGCGAAGTACTGA
- a CDS encoding MFS transporter — METAHPVKLWNKDFLLWLIGSGQSALGSSLAGIAMSFLVYRQTGSVSAMGVTLALSMLPALLSPFAGTLVDRIPLRVPLALGNLLRGVIQLGLGLATLSGHIPMPVVFALAFVNGLIGVLYGPASMSVLPNVVPKNQIARASGLMASVNQTANLLGLVGGGFLVAQIGTATSLIVDGASFLLMALLVVFVKLPAKAASRSGASFWSDFKGGLAYVRGSVLMMSMPLIALVINASFAPMEMLIPKRMTELGAGAAGYGLYFGLFTGGMALGSVVMAALGGKVKHGPTSALGLVVAGGVSVALAFTSAAWQMYVLAALTGAAIGITNVCISTLFLTLIDAEYRGRVGSLLGMVGMIGVPATLLLLAPIADSLSVGAIFGTSGVVTILGGLLWGLAQRKERAASSPLSSATPPA; from the coding sequence ATGGAAACAGCGCATCCCGTGAAGTTGTGGAACAAAGACTTCCTTTTGTGGCTGATCGGCAGCGGACAGTCCGCGCTCGGCAGTTCGCTGGCAGGCATCGCCATGTCCTTTTTGGTGTACCGCCAAACGGGCAGCGTTTCCGCGATGGGCGTGACGCTCGCTCTTTCGATGCTGCCCGCGTTGCTTTCACCGTTCGCGGGCACGCTCGTCGACCGAATTCCGCTGCGCGTGCCCCTCGCGCTCGGCAATCTTCTGCGCGGCGTCATCCAACTCGGTCTCGGCCTCGCGACCCTCTCGGGCCACATTCCCATGCCGGTCGTGTTCGCCCTCGCCTTCGTCAACGGCTTGATCGGCGTTCTGTATGGCCCCGCCAGCATGAGCGTCCTTCCCAACGTCGTGCCGAAAAATCAGATCGCGCGCGCCAGCGGTCTCATGGCGTCGGTGAACCAGACGGCGAACCTGCTCGGCCTCGTGGGCGGCGGTTTCCTCGTCGCGCAGATCGGCACGGCGACCAGCCTCATCGTGGACGGCGCGTCGTTTCTGCTGATGGCGCTGCTCGTCGTGTTCGTGAAGTTGCCCGCCAAGGCGGCGAGTCGGTCGGGCGCGAGCTTCTGGAGCGACTTCAAGGGCGGCCTCGCGTACGTGCGCGGCTCGGTGCTGATGATGTCGATGCCGCTCATCGCGCTCGTCATCAACGCGTCGTTCGCGCCGATGGAGATGCTCATTCCCAAGCGCATGACGGAACTCGGCGCGGGCGCGGCAGGATACGGACTCTACTTCGGCCTCTTCACGGGCGGCATGGCGCTCGGCAGCGTCGTCATGGCGGCCCTCGGCGGCAAGGTGAAGCACGGCCCGACGAGTGCGCTCGGCCTCGTCGTGGCGGGCGGCGTGAGCGTCGCGCTCGCCTTCACGAGCGCCGCGTGGCAGATGTACGTGCTCGCCGCCTTGACCGGCGCGGCCATCGGAATCACGAACGTCTGCATCTCGACGCTATTCCTGACCCTCATCGACGCCGAGTACCGCGGACGCGTCGGCAGTCTGCTCGGCATGGTCGGCATGATCGGCGTTCCGGCCACCTTGCTGCTCCTCGCCCCGATCGCCGATTCGCTGTCCGTCGGCGCGATCTTCGGCACGTCGGGCGTCGTCACGATTCTGGGCGGTTTGCTGTGGGGGCTCGCACAGCGCAAGGAACGCGCCGCGTCCTCGCCGCTCAGCTCTGCAACTCCCCCGGCGTGA
- a CDS encoding carbohydrate ABC transporter permease: protein MHSASPAPRRAARPTFWKRLWAGRRAYLFLLPTFVLLGYFAYYPAYIAFTRAFTDWDGFNPPTFTGLENFRRALTDPAMGQASANVGLWIVLGLLLAVIPPLVVAELIFHLRGPRRQYAYRTLFVVPIVVPSLVLLLLWTTFYRTDGVLNQLLGSVGLGAWQRSWLADQDTALYALIFLGFPYVDAFYLLLLYAGLQSIPKDVLEAAKLDGAVGPRRVWTIDLPLLRPQLFLIAVLSVIGNAQYFLSPLVITSGGPGYATTVPALLMYNTAVKFGEYGYALSIAALLFVVIVLLTVVAQRVARAQGD from the coding sequence GTGCACTCCGCCTCGCCTGCACCGCGCCGCGCCGCCCGCCCCACCTTCTGGAAGCGACTTTGGGCGGGGCGGCGCGCGTACCTGTTCTTGCTGCCGACCTTCGTGCTGCTCGGCTACTTCGCGTACTACCCCGCGTACATCGCCTTCACGCGCGCCTTCACCGACTGGGACGGCTTCAACCCGCCCACCTTCACGGGCTTGGAGAACTTCCGGCGGGCCCTCACCGACCCCGCCATGGGGCAAGCGTCCGCCAACGTCGGCCTTTGGATCGTCTTGGGGTTGTTGCTCGCCGTGATTCCGCCGCTCGTCGTCGCCGAGCTGATCTTCCACTTGCGCGGCCCCAGACGGCAGTACGCGTACCGCACCCTGTTCGTCGTGCCGATCGTCGTGCCGTCCTTGGTGCTGCTGTTGCTGTGGACGACCTTTTACCGCACGGACGGCGTCCTCAACCAACTGCTCGGCTCGGTCGGTCTCGGCGCGTGGCAGCGCTCGTGGCTCGCCGATCAAGACACCGCCCTCTACGCCCTGATCTTCCTGGGCTTTCCGTACGTCGACGCCTTTTACCTGCTGTTGCTCTACGCGGGCTTGCAAAGCATCCCGAAGGACGTTCTCGAAGCAGCGAAGCTCGACGGCGCCGTCGGCCCGAGGCGCGTGTGGACCATCGACTTGCCGTTGCTGCGACCGCAACTCTTCCTCATCGCCGTGCTGTCCGTCATCGGCAACGCCCAGTATTTTCTCAGCCCTCTCGTGATCACCTCGGGCGGACCCGGATACGCGACGACCGTTCCGGCCTTGCTGATGTACAACACCGCCGTGAAGTTCGGCGAGTACGGCTACGCTCTCTCTATCGCCGCGCTGCTGTTCGTCGTGATCGTGCTTCTCACGGTCGTCGCGCAACGCGTGGCGCGCGCACAAGGCGATTGA
- a CDS encoding RidA family protein yields the protein MKQPVSTPDAPAAIGPYSQAVRFGNLVFTSGQIPLRPDGTLIEGNVEEQAHQVFANLKAVLAAADCTLSDVVKATVFVADLGQFAELNAVYAQYFSEPYPARSTVEVARLPRDVLVEIELVAVVP from the coding sequence ATGAAGCAACCCGTCTCCACCCCTGACGCGCCCGCTGCGATCGGTCCGTACAGTCAAGCCGTGCGCTTCGGTAACCTCGTCTTCACGTCCGGCCAGATTCCTTTGCGGCCCGACGGCACCTTGATCGAAGGCAACGTCGAAGAGCAAGCGCATCAAGTGTTCGCGAACCTCAAGGCCGTTCTCGCCGCCGCCGATTGCACCTTGAGCGACGTCGTCAAGGCGACGGTGTTCGTCGCGGACCTCGGTCAGTTCGCCGAGCTCAACGCCGTGTACGCCCAGTACTTCAGCGAGCCTTACCCGGCCCGCAGCACGGTCGAAGTGGCGAGGTTGCCGCGCGACGTGCTCGTGGAAATCGAGTTGGTGGCGGTCGTTCCGTAG